Sequence from the Fulvivirga ligni genome:
GCTCATTGATAGTCATGGCATCATAACTACGGTAATCATTTTCAAACTCACTAGGATGAATAGCCAATGTGGTATCCATAGTCTTTCCTTCGGTAACCACCTGCTCTATTCCCTCTAATGACATCTCAGTCCAATTGCTTACTGTCCATTTCTTCTTTTCTTCATCCCACTTTATTCTGGAAGCAGACAATTTTCTCTTTAGCTCTGTGCCATCTACCTTTTCTAAGGTGAAATTATAACCCGTGTTAGACTGGTTATTATAATTTCTCATATATAGGTAGGTGTTGGGAGCTACCTGAATGTGAAAATTGGTTTTATCGAAGTAATATGTACTCTTAAGGTATGCTATTTCAAATGCCACCCTGGTTTTATTGGAGTTTGGAATTACCCAACCTGTAAGCACAAAACTAGATATAGCTATAAGCATGGCTCCTATAAAATATGGAAGCAAAAACCTCTTAAAAGACACTCCACTACTGAGTATGGCCACTATTTCCGTATGACCGGCCATCTTCGCCGTAACAAACACAGTGGCTATAAAGACAGTAAGTGGCGTAATGAAATTAGCGATCCACGGAATAAAGTCCATGTAATAGCCTAGTACCTCTAAAGCAGAAAGATTAGCCGCCGAATATTTATCTGTTTTTTCAGTAACATCTATCACCACTATTATGGCAACAATGATGAACACTGTAAACATGAATGAGCTCAAAAACTTCTTAAGAATATACCGGTCGATTAATTTCACTAATCTAATCTTTTGATGGGTTATTATTTACTATAATCTCTGACTTACCTTCTGCACCATTCTATTCTTCCAGTCGGCAAAAGTTCCTTGCTTAATTTGCTCTCTGGCTTCACCTACCAGCCACAGGTAAAAGCTAAGATTATGTATACTAGCAATTTGCGCGCCTAAAATTTCCTTACTCATGATAAGGTGACGAAGATACGCTTTTGAATAAAAGGTATCTACATAACCTGTCATATTTGAATCTATAGGAGAAAAGTCATCTTCCCACTTTTTATTCTTAATATTAATTATTCCCTCTGAAGTAAACAACATACCATTTCTGGCATTTCTGGTTGGCATTACACAATCAAACATATCTACTCCTAAAGCTATGTTCTCAAGGATGTTAGCCGGTGTACCTACTCCCATTAGGTAGCGAGGTTTGTCTGAAGGCAAGATATCACAAACCAGCTCAGTCATTTCATACATCATCTCAGCAGGTTCTCCCACAGAAAGGCCTCCTATGGCATTACCTTCTCTGCCAAAAGAGGCAATGGCCTCAGCAGACTGTACCCTTAGATCTTTATAAACACTACCTTGTACAATAGGGAAAAGCGTTTGATCATAACCGTACTTACCTTCTGTTCTATCAAAATGATCACAGCAGCGTTTTAGCCAGCGGTGAGTCATGTGCATTGATTTTTTAGCATAATCATACTCACAAGGATATGGAGTACACTCATCAAAAGCCATCATAATATCGGCCCCAATGGTTCTTTGTATGTCCATAACATACTCCGGAGTAAAGTTATGTCTGGAACCGTCTATATGAGATTGGAAGGTAACACCCTCCTCTTTGATCTTTCTGGTATCTGCCAGGGAATACACCTGATAGCCCCCACTATCCGTAAGTATGGGCTTATCCCAACCATTAAATTTATGTAAGCCACCGGCCTTTTCAATTATGTCCAGACCAGGTCTTAGGTAAAGATGATAGGTGTTTCCTAAAATAATCTGCGCCTGAATATCTTCTTTAAGCTCCCGCTGATGCACGGCCTTTACTGAGCCTGCAGTACCTACAGGCATAAATATTGGAGTTTGAATTTCTCCATGGGCTGTGGTGATTACCCCTGCCCTGGCCTTACTTCCGTTATCTTTCGCTTCTAATTTGAACTTCATCGCATTCCTTTAAAAAAGCTGCAAAAATATAAGATTATAATGAATGCGTGGTAAACTTTCTAAAGATTCCTAAACTGTTTCCACAGCTTCTTTCTATCCTGAAATTAAACTATATATTTGCCACTTACTTATAGCATTTATGTTTCTTATTACTTATTCACTTTTATTTTGTCTATTAGTTCAGGTTATTTTTCACATTTACTATCTAATAGCCTTTAGCAAAGGGAATAAAGAGCATGCCCCACCCACACCGGCATCGGTAATTGTATGTGCTCATAATGAGGAAGATAACCTTAGAAGGCTACTACCTTTACTTTATGAGCAAATTCACCCAGAGTTTGAGGTTATCATAGTAGATGATCGCTCTTATGACGGCACTTATGATTTTCTACTGAGAGAAAGTGAGCGAAATAACAAGCTGAGAATAGTAAAAGTAAATGAAAAGCCAGAGAACTTTAATGGCAAAAAATATGCCCTCACATTAGGCATAAAAGCAGCCAAATATGAGAATATAGTGCTTACAGATGCAGATTGTACACCTGCTTCCAGGCACTGGCTAAGTCATATGTCATCGCAATTTACAGAAGGCACTCAAATTAATTTAGGTTTTTCTTATTATGAGGAAAGAACAGGTTTTCTCAATACTTTCATTCGCTTTGAAACCCTGGTCACGGCCATTCACTACATTGGAAGAGCGCTTATGAATAGTCCGTATATGGGTGTTGGCAGAAACCTGGCGTATACTAAATCTCTGTTTATCAGCAACAAAGGCTTCAAAGGACACTTAGATGTTACCGGTGGTGATGATGATTTGTTTGTGAATGAACATGCCACAGGAAAAAATACTGCAGTAACTATAGGTCCGGAATCAACCGTATATTCTATTCCGAAAAACAGCTGGAAATTGTTTTTCAGGCAAAAAATAAGGCATTTATCGGTAGGAAAAAGATATAAGTCAGGAAATAAAGTTATTTTAGGACTATATTCATTAACGCACGCCTTTTTTTGGTTATTTTTGATAGTTCTAATAGGTATGCAGATTGAACTCTATGTAGTAATAGGTGCCATACTTTTAAAAACCCTATTGCTTTATCTCACGTTTATCTATGCATGCAAAAAATTAGGTGTCAAATTTAACTTCTGGGCGACACTAGTTATTCTTGACTTACTTTTTGTTTTTTACTATAGTATTATTGGCTTGAAAGCCTTATTTACAAAGCGGGTTAGATGGAGTTAAAAAAGCAATTCTCTGATAAAGCATTAGAAGATTTTAGATTAATAGATCAGGCAGTTAAAGAAGGTGACGAGCAGGCTTTTGCTATGCTTATGGAACGCTATAAGCGGCCGGTGTATCATATGATTCTAAAAATGGTGCGTAACGTAGATGACGCTGAAGATCTTACCATCGAAGCTTTTGCCAAGGCCTTTAAGAACCTACATAGATTTAAAAAAGACTATACTTTTAGTACCTGGCTCTTCCGAATAGCTACTAATAATGCCATTGACTTTATAAGAAAGAAAAAGCTGGAGACCATGAGCCTCGATACTTCCTTTACTGATGATAATGGTGAGGCGGTACATATCGATGTAGAAGACAATAATCTTAATCCTCAGGAAGTGGCGATCAAAAGCCAGAAGATAGAGCTGATACAGATGTTCGTAACTAAATTACCAGCAAAATATCAGAAATTAGTTAGGCTTAGATACTTCAAAGAGTTCTCTTACGAAGAAATTGCTCAAGAGCTTGACGCACCACTGGGAACCGTTAAAGCTCAGCTGCACCGCGCCAGAGAGCTTATGTATGATCTTGTGAAAAACAAAAAAGAGCATATCTGATTTTGGAAATTAAGATTCTAGAAGCTTCATTAGAAGAAATCATTTCCATTTCACATCAAATTCCAGAATTTCAAAATCCTTACCAACTAGCCGACTATCACAAAAGGTTAGATGGCATTAAATATTTGGCACTTAAGGCTGAGGTGGATGGCACACTTGCTGGCTTTAAGCTGGGTTATGATATGGGCGATGATATATTCTACTCCTGGTTTGGGGCTGTACTGCCAGATTATCGTAAGCATGGATTAGCCAAAAGCCTGGCAACAACTCAAGAAAAATGGGCTTCTGAGGAAGGTTTTCGTTTTATTCGTACTAAAACACGAAATAGATTCAAACCTATGCTCATATTTGCACTTAAGAATGGCTTCTCTATCATAGAGATTGAGAAAAAGACAGATATTGAGGAGAACCGCATTTTACTAGAAAAAGCCCTGAGATGAACGCAGATATAATATTCAAATACTTCCCTAACCTTTCAGTAGAACAGAAATCACAGTTTGAAGCTCTTTATGACCTTTATCAGGACTGGAACAGCCAGATCAACGTTATTTCGAGGAAGGATATTGACGAATTATATGTGCGCCATGTGCTACATTCTTTAGGGATAGCAAAAGTAATGGAGTTTAAACCAGGCACCAAGGTACTTGATGTGGGCACTGGTGGTGGTTTTCCTGGTATACCCATGGCTATCATGTTCCCGGAAGCTGAGTTTACTCTAGTAGATTCAATAGGTAAGAAAATAAAGGTGGTTAACGGGGTAAGTGAGTCAATCGGGCTTACTAATGTACAAGCTTACCACAGTAGAGCCGAGCAGCTTGAATATGACTTTCATTTTGTAATTAGCAGAGCCGTAACCAGGCTAAAGCCTTTCTACCAATGGGTGAAAAATAAGTTCATTTCTGAGTCATTTAACGACCTGCCTAATGGCATTCTTTATTTGAAAGGTGGCGATCTGGCTGAAGAACTCAAAGAAGCCAAAAAGAAGCATAAACTACATAACTTATCAGATTATTTCAGCGAAGATTTCTTCGAGACTAAAAAGGTGGTGTATGTGCCTGTATCTTAAGCACTAACATTTCTTTTGAAATGCATTCCTACCAAATATTTTACTAAGAATTGACCCTAAGTCGGAATAAAAAACTGATTTTTTAGCCAAAATCAGAAAAATTAGACCCTTAAATTCCGAAAAGACTTGAAAAACTGAAATTAATTATCTTAATTCAATGTCAAATTTTCAGGTGGCAATTGGTTTTTCTAAAAACATATTCAGAAAACAGGGTTCTTAAGTCTCTTATTAAAGGGAACGAAAAAGCCTTTTCTCAAATTTTTGATTCATATCATAAAAGGGTATTTGGTCTTGCCAGATACATGGGTATGAGCATTGATGATTCTGAATGTATAGTACAAGAAGTTTTCATTGCCATATGGGAAGGAAGAAAGCGTATTCTTTCCGACAAGCCTTTCGAGCCGTACATCCTTACTATCACCAAAAGGATCATTTTAAAAAAAATTCGCAGAGGCACTCTAGAAGCCAATTATAAAAATACACTTGACACTCAGGACCAGGGTCAGCACAATACCGAGGAATACATTATTTTCAA
This genomic interval carries:
- a CDS encoding LptF/LptG family permease codes for the protein MKLIDRYILKKFLSSFMFTVFIIVAIIVVIDVTEKTDKYSAANLSALEVLGYYMDFIPWIANFITPLTVFIATVFVTAKMAGHTEIVAILSSGVSFKRFLLPYFIGAMLIAISSFVLTGWVIPNSNKTRVAFEIAYLKSTYYFDKTNFHIQVAPNTYLYMRNYNNQSNTGYNFTLEKVDGTELKRKLSASRIKWDEEKKKWTVSNWTEMSLEGIEQVVTEGKTMDTTLAIHPSEFENDYRSYDAMTINELNEQIDKLKMRGASNVEVYEVEKYTRFTSPFAVLILTFMGVIVSARKTRGGAGFQIALGFFLSFIYILLFIMSKTIAEAGGLPPAISVWFPNILFGGISMLMYKYVPR
- the tgt gene encoding tRNA guanosine(34) transglycosylase Tgt; this encodes MKFKLEAKDNGSKARAGVITTAHGEIQTPIFMPVGTAGSVKAVHQRELKEDIQAQIILGNTYHLYLRPGLDIIEKAGGLHKFNGWDKPILTDSGGYQVYSLADTRKIKEEGVTFQSHIDGSRHNFTPEYVMDIQRTIGADIMMAFDECTPYPCEYDYAKKSMHMTHRWLKRCCDHFDRTEGKYGYDQTLFPIVQGSVYKDLRVQSAEAIASFGREGNAIGGLSVGEPAEMMYEMTELVCDILPSDKPRYLMGVGTPANILENIALGVDMFDCVMPTRNARNGMLFTSEGIINIKNKKWEDDFSPIDSNMTGYVDTFYSKAYLRHLIMSKEILGAQIASIHNLSFYLWLVGEAREQIKQGTFADWKNRMVQKVSQRL
- a CDS encoding glycosyltransferase codes for the protein MFLITYSLLFCLLVQVIFHIYYLIAFSKGNKEHAPPTPASVIVCAHNEEDNLRRLLPLLYEQIHPEFEVIIVDDRSYDGTYDFLLRESERNNKLRIVKVNEKPENFNGKKYALTLGIKAAKYENIVLTDADCTPASRHWLSHMSSQFTEGTQINLGFSYYEERTGFLNTFIRFETLVTAIHYIGRALMNSPYMGVGRNLAYTKSLFISNKGFKGHLDVTGGDDDLFVNEHATGKNTAVTIGPESTVYSIPKNSWKLFFRQKIRHLSVGKRYKSGNKVILGLYSLTHAFFWLFLIVLIGMQIELYVVIGAILLKTLLLYLTFIYACKKLGVKFNFWATLVILDLLFVFYYSIIGLKALFTKRVRWS
- a CDS encoding RNA polymerase sigma factor produces the protein MELKKQFSDKALEDFRLIDQAVKEGDEQAFAMLMERYKRPVYHMILKMVRNVDDAEDLTIEAFAKAFKNLHRFKKDYTFSTWLFRIATNNAIDFIRKKKLETMSLDTSFTDDNGEAVHIDVEDNNLNPQEVAIKSQKIELIQMFVTKLPAKYQKLVRLRYFKEFSYEEIAQELDAPLGTVKAQLHRARELMYDLVKNKKEHI
- a CDS encoding GNAT family N-acetyltransferase, whose product is MEIKILEASLEEIISISHQIPEFQNPYQLADYHKRLDGIKYLALKAEVDGTLAGFKLGYDMGDDIFYSWFGAVLPDYRKHGLAKSLATTQEKWASEEGFRFIRTKTRNRFKPMLIFALKNGFSIIEIEKKTDIEENRILLEKALR
- the rsmG gene encoding 16S rRNA (guanine(527)-N(7))-methyltransferase RsmG; the protein is MNADIIFKYFPNLSVEQKSQFEALYDLYQDWNSQINVISRKDIDELYVRHVLHSLGIAKVMEFKPGTKVLDVGTGGGFPGIPMAIMFPEAEFTLVDSIGKKIKVVNGVSESIGLTNVQAYHSRAEQLEYDFHFVISRAVTRLKPFYQWVKNKFISESFNDLPNGILYLKGGDLAEELKEAKKKHKLHNLSDYFSEDFFETKKVVYVPVS
- a CDS encoding RNA polymerase sigma-70 factor; this encodes MVFLKTYSENRVLKSLIKGNEKAFSQIFDSYHKRVFGLARYMGMSIDDSECIVQEVFIAIWEGRKRILSDKPFEPYILTITKRIILKKIRRGTLEANYKNTLDTQDQGQHNTEEYIIFKDLLTHANSRIDNLTTSQKQVFMLSKNEGLSNKEIAEKLDISIRTVENQLYRATKEIKEAISEIK